The sequence below is a genomic window from Candidatus Rokuibacteriota bacterium.
CGCTCTCGCCGTTGGGGAGGAACGGCGGCCCCATCGCGCGCATCGGATCGCCGCCGTCAGGCTCCTCGATCTTGATCACCTCGGCGCCCAGGTCCGCCATCAGCATCGAGCCGTAGGGCCCCGCCAGCATGCGCGAGAGGTCCAGCACCCGAACGCCATCGAAGAGCGTCACTGGATCACCTCGTCCACCCTAATGAGCACAGATTGCGGAATCGTGAGGTCCAAGGCCTTTGCAGTTACCGCGAGGCTCCCCAGAGAACACCAACCCGCTGGACCTTCGCCAGTGGCTCCGCCTGCGCTAAGATCGGCGCCAAACAGATAGCGAGAATGACAATGAGTACGACCCCTCTGAACATTAGCTTCGTCTCGCGTGCTCGAACTCAGTGCTGCAGACTTGCCTCTTCAGGTCCCTGTAAACCCCCCTGCTCGAAACAGTCTCGCTTGAGCAGTTCGCGCTCTCGGTTGATCCGCTAAACCGCACGCTAGTCCCGACCCGCGTGCCCCACGGCCTGAGTTCCCCTCACGCCGCCCTCTCCCCACCGGGGAGAGGGACACGGCTAAACGGCGACAGGCTCCTTGTGCTCGCCGAAGACCTCTTTCAGCGCGCTTGCGATCTCGCCGAGAGTCGCGTAGGCCTTCACCGCCTCCAGGATCGGCTCCATCAGGTTCGCGGTCCCGCGCGCCTCGTCCCTGAGGCGGGCCCGCGTCCGCTCCACAGCAGAGTTGTCCCGCTCGCGGCGGAGCCGGTTGAGCTTGGCCACCTGAGCAGCGGCCACCTTCGGGTCAAAGGAGTAGACCTCAAGTTCGCGGGCCTCCCCTGCCCCCGCATCGCCCGGATAGCAGTTCACGGCCACCTTGGGGATCTCCCCTGAAAGCAACTTCTGCTCGAAGAGGTACGCCTGGCGTGCCACCTCGGCCTGGATGACTCCCGACTTGACGGCTTCCACGATCCCGCCGAGGCGGTCCACCTGAGCCAGCTCTTCCCGAATCTTCTTCTCCATCTCATTCGTCAGCCACTCGATGTAATACGAGCCTGCAAGTGGATCGGCGGTGTCCGCGGCGCCCGACTCTTCGGCGCAGATCTGCATGGTCCGGAGCGCGATGAGCTGGGCCTTCGCTGAGGGGATCGTGTAGGCTTCGTCGTAGGTGGGGAGGGCCATGGTCTGGGCGCCGGAGAGCGCGGCGGTGAGCGCGATGTAAGCGCCGCGAACGATGTTGTTCTCAGGCTCCTGCACCGTGAAGGCCGACCCGCCCCCGCCGATGAGCGTCCTGAACATCCAGGAGCGCGGATTCTTGGCGCCGAAGCGCTCGTGCAGCATCCGGGCGTAGAGGCGGCGGCCAGCGCGGAACTTGGCGACTTCCTCGAAGATCTTCCCCCAGCAGGTGAAGTTGAACGAGATGCGCGGGGCGAAGTCGTCCACAGGGAGCCCGCGCTTGAGCATCAGCTCCGCGTAGGCCGCGGCGATGGCAAGCCCGTACGCCATCTCCTGCGCCGTGGTGCAACCGGCCTCGCGGATGTGGTAGCCGCAGACCGAGACCGGGTTGGCGCGGGGGTAGCGCCGGGTCGAGAACTCGATCAGGTCGCCGACCAGGCGGAGGGAAGGTTCCACCGGATAGACCCAGGTGCCGCGGGCAATGAACTCCTTGAGGATGTCATTCTGAGGGGTAACAACCACGCGCTCGGGGGCGGCTCCCTGCTTCGCCGCCACGGCATAGTACATGGCCGTGATCGGGGCCGCCATGGAGTTGATCGTGAGCGAGACGCTCACCCGGTCGAGGGGGATCCCGTCGAACGCCTCCTCCATGTCGGCAAGTGAATCCACTGCCATGCCGACGCGCCCAACCTCGCCTTCGGCTCTGGGATCGTCGGAGTCGAGCCCGAGCTGGGTGGGCAGATCGAAGGCCACATTGAGAGCATCCTGGCCGTGGGCCATGAGGTACTTGAAGCGGGCATTGGTCTC
It includes:
- a CDS encoding methylmalonyl-CoA mutase, whose product is MAEKRKLRDAWLHAGIPVKPVYGPDDIRRLDYHRDLGEPGEYPFTRGIHPEMYRARLWTMRQYVGFGTPAETNARFKYLMAHGQDALNVAFDLPTQLGLDSDDPRAEGEVGRVGMAVDSLADMEEAFDGIPLDRVSVSLTINSMAAPITAMYYAVAAKQGAAPERVVVTPQNDILKEFIARGTWVYPVEPSLRLVGDLIEFSTRRYPRANPVSVCGYHIREAGCTTAQEMAYGLAIAAAYAELMLKRGLPVDDFAPRISFNFTCWGKIFEEVAKFRAGRRLYARMLHERFGAKNPRSWMFRTLIGGGGSAFTVQEPENNIVRGAYIALTAALSGAQTMALPTYDEAYTIPSAKAQLIALRTMQICAEESGAADTADPLAGSYYIEWLTNEMEKKIREELAQVDRLGGIVEAVKSGVIQAEVARQAYLFEQKLLSGEIPKVAVNCYPGDAGAGEARELEVYSFDPKVAAAQVAKLNRLRRERDNSAVERTRARLRDEARGTANLMEPILEAVKAYATLGEIASALKEVFGEHKEPVAV